The Flavobacteriales bacterium genome includes a window with the following:
- a CDS encoding MBL fold metallo-hydrolase produces the protein MIQIQSFIFNGFQENTYLLFDETKECIIIDPGCYDEQEQKTLEKFIAENELKPVQLINTHCHIDHVLGNNFVAHKWNLDLAMHELDLPTLHSVKDYCTVYGFHNYEESPQPTRFLEEGGQIKFGKSTLDILFTPGHAPGHIVLHSSKQHFVIGGDVLFQMSIGRTDLPGGDFDTLITSIKEKLFSLDDETTVYCGHGPSTNIGFEKANNPFLK, from the coding sequence GAAACTAAAGAATGTATAATCATAGATCCTGGTTGCTATGATGAGCAGGAGCAAAAAACTTTAGAAAAATTTATTGCAGAAAATGAACTTAAGCCTGTTCAGCTTATCAATACCCACTGCCATATAGACCATGTTTTAGGAAATAATTTTGTAGCTCATAAATGGAATTTGGATTTGGCTATGCACGAATTAGATTTGCCCACGCTCCATTCTGTAAAAGATTACTGTACAGTCTATGGTTTTCACAATTATGAAGAAAGCCCTCAGCCCACACGATTTTTAGAGGAAGGTGGACAAATAAAATTTGGAAAAAGCACATTAGACATTCTATTTACTCCAGGACACGCACCGGGACATATCGTATTGCACAGCTCCAAACAGCACTTTGTTATTGGCGGCGATGTGTTGTTTCAAATGAGTATTGGAAGAACTGATTTGCCAGGTGGTGATTTCGACACACTCATTACAAGTATAAAAGAAAAATTATTTTCACTAGATGATGAAACCACCGTTTATTGTGGTCATGGCCCTAGTACAAATATCGGCTTCGAAAAAGCCAATAACCCGTTCTTGAAATGA
- a CDS encoding MFS transporter: MRNILKSYIQLEKHVLLMIKAEFFIQLIGSAFFLILNIYLAKEGFSDPEIANFISYRFLAVMVLAFPLGFYIKGKRLKPFFMLGSLGVPLVAIGMILAIRNQLFTLLPFMFIFWGVVFTCFQVSTLPYIMRNTSKENQSHAISLNYATHSFGTISCSIIIFVLSRLMKNIDEGTILLFISLIGVVGVFFLFQLKTDDVVAEKKGIQWRSYNWNLLTKAIVPTVIISIGAGLTIPFINLFFYHDFGVDSSEFALIGGGASLLVAFMALLVPKVKDKLGFKKGITLTQSIAVLALVALATTEFFVEYWWALPLAILCFWVRTPLMNMAAPMTSELTMNYVGKENQEILSAVTAAIWSGSWYFSSQIFRFLKSMDMPYAYIFYITAALYAFGVFTYYLLILDYERRVE; encoded by the coding sequence TTGAGGAATATTTTAAAATCGTATATACAGCTAGAAAAGCACGTCTTGCTGATGATAAAAGCAGAGTTTTTTATCCAGCTAATTGGATCTGCCTTTTTTCTTATTCTCAATATTTATTTAGCCAAAGAGGGCTTTAGCGATCCTGAGATAGCAAATTTCATATCCTACCGCTTTTTAGCAGTAATGGTATTAGCTTTTCCTTTAGGATTTTATATAAAAGGAAAGCGGTTAAAGCCTTTCTTTATGCTAGGTAGTTTAGGAGTGCCACTGGTTGCCATTGGTATGATATTAGCCATTCGCAACCAGTTGTTTACACTATTGCCCTTTATGTTTATTTTTTGGGGTGTAGTGTTTACCTGTTTTCAAGTCAGTACGTTGCCTTATATCATGAGAAACACATCAAAAGAAAATCAATCACATGCTATATCCTTGAATTATGCAACACATAGTTTTGGAACTATTAGTTGTAGTATTATCATTTTTGTTTTAAGTCGATTAATGAAGAATATTGATGAAGGCACAATCCTTCTGTTCATCTCATTAATTGGTGTGGTCGGGGTGTTTTTCTTATTCCAATTAAAGACAGATGATGTGGTGGCGGAAAAGAAAGGCATTCAATGGAGGTCGTACAACTGGAATTTGTTGACCAAAGCAATAGTACCAACAGTTATTATTTCTATTGGGGCAGGACTGACTATTCCTTTCATCAATCTATTTTTCTATCACGACTTTGGTGTGGATTCATCAGAGTTTGCACTCATAGGTGGTGGGGCTAGTTTACTTGTCGCTTTTATGGCTTTGTTAGTTCCTAAAGTCAAAGATAAATTAGGCTTTAAAAAAGGGATTACTCTAACTCAGTCAATTGCTGTCTTAGCTTTGGTAGCCTTAGCGACAACTGAATTTTTTGTGGAATATTGGTGGGCTCTGCCACTAGCGATTTTATGCTTTTGGGTTCGCACACCCTTAATGAATATGGCTGCGCCTATGACCTCTGAATTAACTATGAATTATGTGGGTAAAGAGAACCAAGAAATATTGTCTGCGGTTACTGCTGCAATTTGGAGTGGCAGTTGGTATTTCAGTTCTCAAATATTTAGATTTTTAAAAAGTATGGATATGCCCTACGCTTATATTTTTTATATCACAGCAGCTCTGTATGCATTTGGAGTGTTTACCTATTATCTACTTATATTGGATTATGAAAGGAGAGTGGAATGA
- a CDS encoding NAD(P)/FAD-dependent oxidoreductase produces MRKKVTIAGAGLVGSLEAIYLSKRGFQVEVFERRPDMRKVELSAGRSINLALSARGWNALKAVGVDKEVEKMAIPMYKRVMHAIDGTLTDQQYGQDGEAIYSVSRGGLNQLLMNLAGEQDNVNMHFNYKCSDVDLTTASATFEHKDGQQKVIDADMIIGADGAYSVIRSKMMKQDRFQYSQNYIEHGYKELSIPANSDGTHQLEVNALHIWPRGSYMLIALPNMDGSFTCTLFFPFEGEYSFNNLKTEKQVFDFFKEVFPDTLDLIPNLVEEYFQNPTSSLAIMRCDPWVVEDKVLLIGDAAHATVPFYGQGMNAGFEGCFVLDQLMEKHGDDWKSCFKEYSEIRKPDGDGVQDLSMHNFIVMRDKTADPNFLLQKKIELHFSKKYPDKWLPLYSMVSFSNIRYSEAWKIGQQQEQLMQEVMKVPNIESMWDSEEVEQLMLSLIA; encoded by the coding sequence ATGAGAAAAAAAGTAACTATTGCAGGAGCCGGATTAGTTGGGTCTTTAGAGGCTATCTATTTATCAAAAAGAGGTTTTCAAGTTGAAGTATTTGAAAGAAGACCAGATATGAGAAAGGTTGAACTGTCAGCAGGTCGTTCAATAAATTTGGCATTATCTGCAAGAGGTTGGAATGCTCTCAAAGCAGTTGGAGTGGATAAAGAAGTTGAGAAGATGGCTATACCAATGTACAAAAGAGTGATGCATGCTATTGATGGTACGCTTACTGACCAACAGTATGGTCAAGATGGTGAAGCTATTTATTCGGTTTCTCGTGGTGGGCTTAATCAATTGCTAATGAATTTAGCAGGAGAACAAGATAATGTAAATATGCATTTCAACTACAAATGCAGTGATGTAGATTTAACAACAGCATCGGCAACTTTTGAGCATAAAGACGGCCAACAGAAAGTCATAGATGCTGATATGATTATTGGAGCAGACGGAGCATATTCTGTTATTCGCTCTAAAATGATGAAACAAGATAGGTTTCAGTACTCGCAGAATTATATCGAGCATGGTTATAAAGAGTTGTCAATACCTGCCAACTCAGATGGAACACATCAGCTTGAAGTTAACGCATTACACATATGGCCTCGAGGAAGTTATATGCTAATTGCATTGCCAAATATGGATGGAAGTTTTACCTGCACTTTATTTTTTCCTTTTGAAGGCGAGTACTCCTTTAATAATTTAAAAACCGAAAAACAAGTATTTGACTTTTTCAAAGAAGTTTTTCCAGACACTTTAGATTTAATTCCAAATCTAGTAGAGGAGTATTTTCAAAACCCAACTTCATCATTAGCTATTATGCGATGTGATCCTTGGGTGGTGGAAGATAAGGTGCTGCTAATCGGCGATGCTGCTCATGCTACTGTTCCTTTTTATGGACAAGGTATGAATGCAGGTTTTGAAGGTTGTTTTGTGTTGGATCAACTTATGGAAAAACATGGCGATGATTGGAAGTCTTGTTTTAAAGAATATTCTGAAATAAGAAAACCTGATGGCGATGGAGTGCAAGATTTATCCATGCACAACTTTATTGTTATGCGTGACAAAACAGCTGACCCCAATTTTTTACTTCAGAAAAAAATAGAATTACACTTTTCTAAAAAATATCCTGACAAGTGGTTGCCTTTGTACTCGATGGTATCCTTCAGTAATATTCGCTATTCTGAAGCATGGAAAATAGGTCAACAACAAGAGCAGCTGATGCAAGAGGTTATGAAAGTTCCGAACATTGAAAGTATGTGGGATAGTGAAGAGGTGGAACAGTTGATGCTTAGTTTAATAGCTTGA
- the kynU gene encoding kynureninase has protein sequence MQNTLEFAQDSDKQDKISAYRQRFYIPKVNGKEALYFTGNSLGLQPKSTSDFIQQELNDWAKYGVEGHFEAKNPWVSYHKILSEPFARLVGADKDEVVAMNGLSVNLHLMMVSFYQPKGKRTKIICEAKAFPSDQYMLESQVKFHGLNPADTIIEVSPRDGEHTIREEDIISKIDEVGDELALVFWGGVNYYTGQVFDMRKITQRAHSQDAFVGFDLAHGVGNIELKLHDWDVDFACWCSYKYLNSGPGSVSGIFVHQKHAKNSSLPRFSGWWGHDEERRFLMEKNFVPMQGAQGWQLSNAPVFAMAPCKASMDIFDEVGMSKLVAKSRKLTNFMEFVFNDISERYDNCDLEIITPKEERYRGCQLSVLCHGQGKSMFDFITKHGVIADWREPNVIRLAPVPLYNTFEDVYQLGQIIEKALS, from the coding sequence ATGCAAAACACATTAGAATTCGCCCAAGATTCTGATAAGCAAGATAAAATTTCAGCTTACAGGCAACGATTTTACATTCCAAAAGTAAATGGAAAAGAAGCGCTTTATTTCACAGGAAACTCTTTAGGATTACAGCCTAAAAGCACCTCTGATTTTATACAACAAGAACTGAACGATTGGGCCAAGTATGGTGTTGAAGGACATTTTGAAGCTAAGAACCCTTGGGTTTCATATCATAAAATTTTGTCAGAACCATTTGCTCGATTAGTTGGAGCAGATAAAGATGAGGTCGTTGCAATGAATGGATTGAGCGTAAACCTGCATTTAATGATGGTTTCTTTCTATCAGCCTAAAGGTAAGCGCACTAAGATTATTTGTGAAGCAAAAGCTTTTCCTTCTGATCAGTATATGCTTGAAAGCCAAGTTAAATTTCATGGATTGAATCCTGCTGATACCATTATTGAAGTGTCACCACGTGATGGTGAACACACCATAAGAGAAGAAGATATAATCTCTAAAATAGATGAAGTTGGCGATGAGTTAGCATTAGTTTTTTGGGGCGGGGTGAATTATTACACCGGACAAGTCTTTGATATGCGTAAGATTACTCAAAGAGCTCACAGTCAAGATGCTTTTGTTGGCTTTGATTTAGCGCATGGCGTCGGAAATATAGAGCTTAAATTACACGATTGGGATGTTGATTTTGCTTGTTGGTGTTCGTACAAATACCTTAATTCAGGACCAGGGAGTGTGTCTGGTATTTTTGTTCATCAAAAGCATGCTAAAAATTCCAGTTTGCCACGTTTCTCAGGATGGTGGGGTCACGATGAAGAGCGTCGTTTTTTGATGGAAAAGAATTTTGTTCCTATGCAAGGAGCTCAAGGTTGGCAATTGAGTAATGCTCCTGTCTTTGCTATGGCGCCTTGTAAGGCAAGTATGGATATTTTTGATGAAGTTGGTATGTCAAAATTAGTTGCAAAAAGCAGGAAGCTAACTAATTTCATGGAGTTTGTTTTTAATGATATTTCTGAACGTTATGACAATTGCGATTTAGAAATTATAACTCCAAAAGAGGAGAGATATAGAGGATGTCAGTTGTCAGTTTTATGTCATGGACAAGGAAAATCCATGTTTGATTTTATCACCAAGCATGGAGTCATTGCAGATTGGAGGGAGCCTAATGTTATTCGTTTAGCGCCTGTTCCACTATATAACACATTTGAAGATGTATACCAATTAGGTCAAATTATAGAAAAAGCATTATCATGA